TTCTATACGAAAGCGGGTTTAGCATGGAAAAGACCTTTGTATTTTGATCAGGGGAAAATGAACATTCATATTCTTTAGCAGAATCGGTTAGTGCAAGGCTAGGGTGTTCAGAAATGCAACAAGGGAAGGTCGGTACCACCACCCGGGCACGACAATCTTAAACCTTTCAGACAGTATGGGCAATTGGGGATACCCCGGCCCCCTCTGGTGATTATCGACCAGAATGTGCAAGAGCTGACAAAAAGAATGTTTTTCAAACTAATCACACATTGTCAGCGTTTCACACATAGAAAAAGGGGTTATGCAGCATGCATAACCCCTTATATTCACTGGCGGAGAGGGTGGGATTCGAACCCACGTATGGTTTGACCCATAACTCGATTTCGAGTCGAGCGCGTTACGGCCGGACTTCGCTACCTCTCCATCAAATCGGTTAACGCCGATGTGGAAAGGGTTTATAAACAGAGACGGCGCGACTGGCAAGACATTTTGCCGATCGCGCCGAATTGTTTTGTGAAAAAGGGATATGACTAGTGATTGCCGCAATCGTGGTGATTGCAAACAATGAGTTCATCCTTGATTTCTCCAGCCAGCCATTTGGCCGCAACTTCGTCGATCGGGCCGGAGCAACCGCGTACGACCTGAATTTTGTTGGCATGAAGAATATTGACTGCGCCTTGACCCATGTTTCCAGCGAGCATGACCTTCACGCCTTTGGAGGCCAGAATCGGAGCAATGTCAGACTTGCAACCGCAACCTTCCGGGGAATCCAAGCGTTCTTTGCTGACAATATTGTTGTCAGCATCCAGAGTCATTAGAGTGTAATGGTCGCAATGACCGAAATGATCGTCGATGTTCCCATCTCGGGTTGGAAGAGCAATTTTCATATAAAACTCCTGAGAATTGTTTTGTGGAGTACGAAGAATAAGACACAAATCAGGGTTGTAAAGAGGGAAGTCTATTTTCTGCGTTCCAGAAAGAATCGTTTGAGCAGAGCGCTGCATTCATCCCCCATGACGCCTTCAATGGTCCATATCTGATGATTAGTGAAGGGTAGGGCGTGGCCATCAAGATTGGAAACCATTGCTCCGGCCCGTTTATCCGGTGCTGCAAAGACCACACCTTGTACGCGAGCGTGAACGAGTGCGCCCGTACACATCAGGCACGGTTCAAGAGTCACGGCCATGATGGTGTTGGTCAGCCGATAATTTTTTTTTATCGCCGCAGCTTTGCGCAGGCAGAGTATTTCAGCATGCCCAGTCGGATCATTCAGTGAAATAGGCTGATTATGGGCGCTTGTGATGAATGTTCCATCCGTATCAAACAAGGCCGCACCAATAGGAGATTCACCCATTTTTGCGGCCTTGCATGCCTCCTGAAACGCCACGTCCATGAAAGAACGCCAGCTTGCGCCGGCAGGCGGTTCAGGAGGGATTCGGACAGTCATGAAAGTCTTATGGCTTATTGGTCAGCCAGGTATTTAACCCCGGCTTCAAGCATCGCCAGGCCGAGCGGCAGATTCGGATCGGTGCCGCGTGTCCAGGATGGATGATTGGTGACATGATTGTATGCTTCTGGGTGAGGCATCAGTCCCAATATGCGACCGGACGGATCTGTTAAACCAGCAATCCCCAAAGGAGAACCGTTGGGATTGTATGGGTATTCCAAAGTCGGCTCGCCGGTTTCAGGATGCACATACTGGACGGCAATCAGATTGTTGTCTTGAATGGCCTGGAACGTATCGTCATCCATGGGGATAATCTTGCCTTCTCCGTGACGGATTGGAACGTCAATCATGTCGATCCCCTTGGTAAAGACGCACGGGGAGGCTGGATTGGTCTTGAGACGGACCCAGCGGTCTTCGAAACGACCAGAGTCATTATAAGACAAAGAAACCTGCCGTTCGAAATATTTTCCACCAATAGCTGGAAGCAGGCCGAGTTTGCACAGAAGCTGAAAACCGTTGCAAATACCGAGGATAATGCCGCCGTTCTCAAAAAAAGCTTTGAGTTGATCCAGCACAGGCTTGCCTTCGGCATCATTTGACCAACGCCAACGAAGCGCGGCAGCCTGAGCGGCCCCGAGGTCATCGCCATCGAGAAAGCCACCGGGGCAGATCAAATAATTATACTTGTCCATGCGTACATGGCCTGCGGCAAGGTCTGAAAAGTAGGCGATATCGGCAGTATCTGCTCCCGCCTGCTTGAGCGCATAAGCGGATTCCTTTTCGCAGTTGGTACCGTATCCTGTGATGACAAGTGCATTGACGCGCGCCATGAAAATCTCCTCTTCGTATTGACTTTGTCGTACTACCTTGCATACTTTGCAAAGCAGTGCCGTGTTGGGCAAGGAACATACGTGTCCAACGCACGACAGTCAACATGGTCGATGTAGAAGGTCGATCGTAATATATTCATATAATTCAAGCAGAACGAAGGGGCTTTTTTCCGTATGAAAACCAAATTCATATTTATTACCGGTGGTGTTCTCTCTTCCTTGGGCAAAGGACTTGCCGCCGCATCCATCGGCGCACTCCTTCAAGCACGCGGCTTGAAGGCCACAATCCAGAAGCTCGACCCGTATATTAATGTCGATCCTGGGACAATGAACCCCTTCCAGCATGGTGAAGTGTACGTCACCGATGATGGAGCTGAAACCGACCTTGATCTGGGTCACTACGAGCGGTATCTTGATACTGCTCTGAGTCAGCAGAACAACTATACCTCCGGCTCCATTTACAACTCCGTCATTCAGAAGGAACGTCGG
The genomic region above belongs to uncultured Pseudodesulfovibrio sp. and contains:
- a CDS encoding phosphoribosylformylglycinamidine synthase subunit PurQ yields the protein MARVNALVITGYGTNCEKESAYALKQAGADTADIAYFSDLAAGHVRMDKYNYLICPGGFLDGDDLGAAQAAALRWRWSNDAEGKPVLDQLKAFFENGGIILGICNGFQLLCKLGLLPAIGGKYFERQVSLSYNDSGRFEDRWVRLKTNPASPCVFTKGIDMIDVPIRHGEGKIIPMDDDTFQAIQDNNLIAVQYVHPETGEPTLEYPYNPNGSPLGIAGLTDPSGRILGLMPHPEAYNHVTNHPSWTRGTDPNLPLGLAMLEAGVKYLADQ
- a CDS encoding nucleoside deaminase gives rise to the protein MTVRIPPEPPAGASWRSFMDVAFQEACKAAKMGESPIGAALFDTDGTFITSAHNQPISLNDPTGHAEILCLRKAAAIKKNYRLTNTIMAVTLEPCLMCTGALVHARVQGVVFAAPDKRAGAMVSNLDGHALPFTNHQIWTIEGVMGDECSALLKRFFLERRK
- a CDS encoding NifB/NifX family molybdenum-iron cluster-binding protein — its product is MKIALPTRDGNIDDHFGHCDHYTLMTLDADNNIVSKERLDSPEGCGCKSDIAPILASKGVKVMLAGNMGQGAVNILHANKIQVVRGCSGPIDEVAAKWLAGEIKDELIVCNHHDCGNH